A single genomic interval of Candidatus Edwardsbacteria bacterium harbors:
- a CDS encoding ABC transporter ATP-binding protein produces MIEISNIHKSFNSKQVLAGVDLTINTGETMVIIGGSGCGKSVLLRHIIGLMQPDRGSVKIDGTDVSRINRKELFALRKRLGMLFQGAALFDSLTVAENVGLGLKEHSEYSAEQISDIVNKKLEMVGMSGTGGLMPAELSGGMKKRVGLARAIAMDPEYILYDEPTTGLDPIMADKINDLVIDLRNKMTLTSVAVTHDMVSASKIADRIAMLHQGKIIFCGTPEEIKRSPDERVQRFINGEAD; encoded by the coding sequence ATGATAGAAATCTCCAACATACACAAATCCTTCAACTCCAAGCAGGTGCTGGCCGGGGTGGACCTGACTATCAACACCGGGGAGACCATGGTGATCATCGGCGGGTCGGGCTGCGGCAAGAGCGTCCTGCTGCGCCATATCATCGGGCTTATGCAGCCGGACCGGGGCTCCGTCAAAATTGACGGTACCGATGTCTCCCGCATCAATCGCAAGGAACTGTTTGCCCTGCGGAAGCGACTGGGCATGCTGTTTCAGGGGGCGGCCCTGTTCGATTCGCTGACGGTGGCCGAGAATGTGGGGCTGGGCCTCAAGGAGCATTCGGAATATTCAGCGGAGCAGATATCGGATATCGTGAATAAAAAGCTGGAGATGGTGGGCATGTCCGGCACCGGCGGCCTGATGCCGGCCGAGCTCTCCGGCGGGATGAAAAAGCGGGTGGGCCTGGCCCGGGCCATCGCCATGGACCCGGAATACATCCTTTACGACGAGCCCACCACCGGGCTGGATCCCATCATGGCCGACAAGATAAACGACTTAGTAATAGACCTGCGCAATAAGATGACGCTGACCTCCGTCGCGGTCACCCACGACATGGTCAGCGCCTCCAAGATCGCCGATCGGATCGCCATGCTGCACCAGGGAAAGATCATCTTCTGCGGAACGCCGGAGGAAATAAAAAGATCGCCGGACGAAAGGGTCCAGCGATTCATCAACGGCGAGGCCGACTAA